CTCATTCTcatctgtaattatttttttctcagtttctttggGCACTTTTAACAGATTGTCATTTTGTACTTCCTCCACTACCCaacagcttgatttttttcttgattccaTGTTTCCAGTAGCAAAACAATAACAAAGTAGGACTACAATAAAAGAGAGTAAGAGGGACATTGAGGTTCAACCCATTTTAATAGACAACCTAAGAATACATCCTCCCTATGAAGCACAATGGTGGATGTCAAATGAGATCTTGAAACGAGCAGATAAATGCAAGATGTGATTAAGATGAGTTGAACTGTTGTGCTAATGTTTACGGGTTCCTGGTGTTCCATGGCTTGTCATTACCTAGGTCTTGATGTAGATTTTAACAAAAGTCAAGTTGAGATGTAAAAGCACTAAATTGACTTAAAGGCTGTTGATGGCCAACAAGATGAGGGAACTGTCAACTACAGGTTGCTAAGGGCATCCACACCAGGAAGGACTTTACCTTCCAGAAGCTCTAGACTGGCACCTCCTCCAGTGCTCACATGGCTGACTTTATCTTCAGTGTTCCATTTGGCACAGCAAGTAGCAGTGTCTCCACCACCTATTATGGTGATACACCCCTTGGAAGTGGCTTTCACAATTTCATCCATGAGGGCTTTGGTTCCCTGGGAAAAAGCACTCCATTCAAACACCCCTACAGGTCCGTTCCACACAATTAGCTTGGCTTGGGACACAACTTCAGCATACTTCTTGTTGCTCTCAGGACCACAGTCCAAACCCATCCAGCCAGCAGGTATGCCAGATGCTACAGTGGCTTGGCCAACTTTGGCATTCTCATCAAACTTGTCGGCAGTGACAAAGTCGACAGGAAAGGTCATTTTCACACCATTATTCTTGGCTTTGGACATAATGTCTGTGACAATCTTGGCTCCCTCTTCATCAAACAAGGAAGCACCAATCTCCATGTTGTTGAGTACCTTAAGGAAGGTGTAAGCCATTCCACCACCAATAATCATCTCATTGACCTTATCCAGCATATTTTTGATAAGTTGGATCTTGTCTGCCACTTTGGATCCACCAAGTATGGCCAGAAAGGGTCTCTCTGGATTTTCTAAGGCTTTAGAAAAGTACTCCAGCTCTTTCTTCATCAGGAATCCAGATGCTTTCTGGGGTAGGTTCACTCCCACCATGGAACTGTGGGCCCTGTGAGCAGTGCCAAAAGCATCATTGACATAGACATCTCCCAGCTTGGAAAGTGATGCTCGGAAAGCTTCTATTTTAGCTGGCTCAGCCTTAATCTTCTTTCCAGAAGCATCTTGacccttcccttcttcctccacATGAAAGCGCAGGTTCTCCAGCAGGATGACTGAACCAGCTGCTGGGTTAGCACAGGCTTTCTCCACTTCTGAGCCTACACAGTCCTTCAGAAAAAGAACATCCTTATCTAGCAAAGATTTAAGCTCAGCAGCAACAGGCTCTAAAGAGTATTTGTCAGGCATGGGAACACCATCAGGTCGGCCTAGATGGCTCAAAAGAACTACTGACTTGGCTCCGTTATCTAGGCAGTACTTGATGCTTGGGATGGAAGCCTTGATTCTCTGGTTGTTTGTAATTTGGTTCTGCTTCATAGGAACGTTGAAGTCTACTCTCATGACGACTCGTTTCCCTTTAACATCCAGTTTGTCCAAAGTCAACTTACTAGAAAGAGACATGTTGAAAAAACAAAGTTATAGGCCGACACCACGATGAAGGTGTTAAAGAACCTGCTCTACTGCCGGTGGGAGGCCGGTTGACCGTGGTGATTTCTAACGTTCTTCCTCCTGCTCCGCCCCTTCCTTTTCTGCATTCGTGCACGACAGCCATGATTGGACTGGGCAAAGAAACCTAGCTCTACTATTGGTCAGTGGTGCTGTCCATCacagttttggtttgtttattggcCCAGATTTGAAGGGCCTTGGGCTGGAGAGGAGCCCGGAGTGGCCATACCCGGGTTGGGGTGTGGCAAGAGTAGGGGAGGTGAATAAACCCTGGAGCTCCGTGGGCAAAAAAGAAACCCgtaatggtatttaaaaaaaaaaaggaagacaaccaTGCCCTCAATCCATGTCAAATCATAATTATTTGATGTATAAAAACCTTTGTGGTACCAAATAAGAGGAGATTTTGAAATAATGGGTCTATGAAAACTTGTTTATTGAAGGCAATTtagcgtctttttttttttttttttcctctgttgatAAATATTTCTGTTAAGGCTTTAACTTACTTTAGATATATTGCAGGGTGGGATGCGAATGATGTTATGTTTTATACACTTTGTTTTTTCCATTCTCAGACTACCATGAAAGGCTGCTTTTTGGCTTCTGCAGATTTCCATAAAATAACCGAAGAGAGAGCATGAGTAAGAAGCACTGAAGGTGATGGTCACTTATATCTCTCAGGCTACAAAGTCATGGTGAGAATCCTTaaattttctttcctctcctctctctcgctatatacacacatacatgtatgtatatatgtgtgcgtgtgtgtgtataaatgtatatatatgctaCCTGTGTAACCTAGAAATTAAGTATGGCATTCATGAGGATGAATAATAAAATGTCAATTTGAATTGAAAATGagtgagaaattttatttttagagaaGTTAGAAATGAGTGAGTAAatggttgtatccttttttttttttttttggatttttgttttgttttaaaataatgtttcaaaAGTGATTCCTCTGATTAAAATTTAACTAAAGAGTCACCAGAAGCTAAAAAGTTCAAAATCAGAGTTATTAGAAGCTAAAGATTTCAAATTCACAGTATCAGTTTTCAGAAGATGCTTCACTGCTAAGAATTTTCAAATTTagctttaaaagtatttttactATAAGGTAAAGTAATAAGTAGTTAAAAGCATAAAATAAGTTCTACATGCCTGTGTAATTGTCTTGCAGTACACAAAACTGGAAGATACATTTTCCTGGATGAATTTTTATTGCTACAAAGGTTataattttatttggaaatagatgaATGTGATTATAGCAACCAGCCGTGGAATTTTCATAAAAGACAGCATTTCATCATTGAGGGATCATGTTTATCATGGTTGTGAAATATCCAAAGTGGTCTGGAAAATAAATAACAGAGTTTCTAATTAAATAATTATGTCCAATTGACTAGTTTTTAAATGTAGTCCATTTTTTTCACTACAGTCATCCAAGGTTATTCATCCATTGTTGAGGATAACACTTTCATAGAAACGTGGCACAAGTGGAAGAGGAAAGAGTTGTAGTCGGCATAAGGACTAGCTAAAGAAAAGACAATTAAGAATGTATGTTTTTGGGTCTCCAGTATTAAGTAGGGGAATTAATGAAAGTACATAAACTTACTGCAGGATACAAGGATAATTGATTCTGATAACCTAGCTTAACAGAAACTTCCattaagaatatatatatgttacaaaaggaaaaacaaaaaaccagatgtCACAAATTTTCTTATAAGGTGGGGATCTGAGCAATAGACTCTGGTTCTCTGTCACTGCTCTAGCTTTGGAGACGTCAGAGTGAGAGAGCACTTGTTATCAACTGCAAAGTCTGTGGCTTGCTGGTGAGACGTTAAATGATTGAATCCTTGTGCTTTCTTGGGGGAAGGGCTTGGGCAGAAAGAAACGGTCTTCAAAGTCTATAGGGAGGGTTTGGTCTACTGCATGGATTCTGTTGCACTTATtctttctcccacttgctctgtgGAGATCAGGCCAATGACTGAGATCAGCATGGGCTTAATTGGGATAGCAGGTAGAGGAGTATATCTTGAGAAATTTTTTTGGATTAAGTGCTTGCCAGGCTTGGAGTTTTCATCTGAGAACTCAACAAAATAAGATgccaagaaaaaataataaataaatgaaaaagaaacaccAGAATCATGAAGAGATTCCTTGAAATAGGTCCCAAATATCTGTTGCTCTTACCTTGCCAGTGGTAGGTAACTGTTGAGACAGTTTTGGAGGAAGACTAGAATGGGGAGCCAAGTACAAAGAACAATGAACAATGATTGCTCTTAGGTCTGGCAACCATTATCTCTTGGCAGTTGAAAGAAAGGCATCAGACCAAGAAAAAGAGAAGTTACTGAGATAGATGTTTGTTTGAGGGAAGAAAATATCCATCTGTGGAGATACAACATAGTAAGTAGGAGACCACTGATGGCAGCATAAAGGCTCTCTGAATTCATGACTTTTTTCCAACttgcaaacaaaccaacaaaaaataaaagttaggactcacaattggcaaaataattctattatgaaaacattctgcatcccactttgaaatgtggcatctggggtcttaaatgctaacaagcggccatctaagatgcatcaattggtctcaacccccctggatcaaaggagaatgaagaacaccaaggtcacacgacaactaagagcccaagagacagaaggggccacatgaaccagagacctacattatcctgagaccagaagaactatttggtgcccggccacagtcgatgactgccctgacagggagcacagcagaggacccctgagggagcaggagatcagtgggatgcagaccccaaattctcataaaaagaccatgcttaatggtctggctgtgactagaggaatcccggtggtcatggtccccaaaccttctgttggcacaggacgggaaccatccccaaagacaattcatcagacatgaaagggactggacagtgggtgggagagagatgctgatgaagagcgagctaattatatcaggtggacacttgagactgtgttggaggggggatgggaggatagagagagttggaggctggcaaagttttcacgaaaggagagactggaagggctgactcattagggggagagcaagtgggagtaaggagtaagatgtatattaacttatatgacagactgacttgatttgtaaacgttcacttgaagctcaataaaagttaataaaaaaaaaagttaggactCAGCCTTGTCTGATCCCTATAGATAAAACTAACAAAAGCGACAAATATGTTTATAGGGAACAAATTCAGTATGTCTGAGGAGCTACAGCATTGCAAGAGAAAAGCAACAAATGGAACAATATATACCAAAGGAAGCAGTCCTATTTGAGAAGTCAATACAAATTCCAATTAAACATAACAAATGTCCTTAGAGAAATAGCAGAAATGGAAATCTGACTGAGAATCAAGCAGTTACCAAACAACCCCTTGAAGACATTGGAaacgaaagagaaaaaaaaaaagaaattgaaatgaaTATTTCGAAGGGGTAGTTTGCATAGTAAAACATACAAAGTAGCTAAGAAATGAATTCATGAGGAGAAAGTTAGTTGAGAAACTTTTTGAGGATGCATTAGAAAGTTAAAAGTTAGAGAGCATGGGAACAGTATTAAGACAATGTCAAGATgtgtggtagaattcctgccttccatacAGCAGGTGACATTTTCTGGGAAATGAGACTCGACCTGTGATAGAATCTGTAACATGCAAATTTAATCTCCAAAGAGAAAACATACCAATACTTGGACTAAAATTCTAAGTTCAGGGAAGAACACTGGCTTTTTCAGTTTGTGTCTTTTGGGAGATGCCACTGTATTTCATCCTTGACTTCTAAAAATACTTCTATATTGTTTAAATAAACATCCTTGTTTCTTTGCTTAAACTAGCTCAGGTTTGTTTCTCTTATTAAATTTAGAACCAAAATATCGAAAGGACAGGAAGGCTGCAGGTCAGTAGCTATGATTTTTTGCattaatgagagaaaaatgtgttgAGTAAATTATAATAAAGAAGAACATATGGCTGTAGATACTATATCTACAATTTTTTCACCTATTGACTCAAATGATgttttatctatgttttattgaaataatttatttcaggttttttttttttttttttttttaatattgtttggACTAGTAGGTcatgtttctttgttgttgttgttaggtgctgtcgagccagttctgactcatagtgaccctatatgacagggtaggactgccccaaagggtttccaaggagtggctggtggatttgaaccactgaccttttttggttagagctcttaaccactacgcaaccagggctcccatgtTTCTTTAGGGGTGTATAATTCTTGAAGCTGTGAGAAACTAAACTGTATAGTACATACAAGTGGCAGTAGTGACAAACACGGACATATTCCATTGACTTTTGTTTGGAGCATGGCATGAAGCCACTGCCAATGACATCATGATTTCCCAACATCACCTGTAAgtacaaagagaaaatttcacTAATATTCACTAAATGAATTCAATATTTCACTGAATGAATacaatattactattattatccatAATCAAAAGTAAAcatatttactttggacatgaccTATTAGGAAATAATGGAAACAGGAAGATTACTGTGTGTTTagatatgtgtctgtgtgtgactgGAATCAAGGGAAAGAAGGCAGAGAAAATGAGGCTATTATGGGAAAGTGACTTAATAATTGGCATTGTAAAATTATAtagtctgtttatttttttaaggaaaagtgtCGGGAGTCTGAGGGTACATTATATTAAAAGGTTCTAATATACTCTTCCTCTGCAATATTTGAGATGAAAGAAAGACAGAGATGTAGGCAAAAGAAAAGCGGCAGTGAAAGCAGGCTCATGTTTAAAAGAGGTGTGGGGGTTTCACAGCCTGCACAGTGCTCTTTCATTTCTCAGGTCATATTATTTAGCATATTCAGGGATGAGAGGATCCCTCTTCAACCTTCCTTGATTTATTGAAACTAGAAATTCTGTTTATAAATTCTCACTAAGAAATATGACTGGCTTTCATTCATCTGGGTTCATTCGTAgttgaaaaatcagatgaaataaAGAAGGCTGATTGGTGGTTATataaaaatcaaagcattaaagCAAATCAGTGGGTTGAATGTAAGTTAAAGATAAGCTGGGAAAATAATTTTCAGTTGTTGCTATTTACCTTTTTCTTCACACATGCTTATAATTATTTAACCAGTCTGTGTAAGTGCCAACACACAGTTTACCTGAgaataagttttaaattttgctCCCAGTTTTATAGACTCTTCCCCATACTTGAAATCCTATGACTCATTATTATACCTCTGGTTACATATGATCATGAGATTGGATGAGGTGCCAAAAGCTGATTTTCTTCACATGAACACCTGGGAGAAGAAAGATTTAGATCATAATCTACAAAACTTGGGAATATTTTACAAggattctttcttcatttttattttacaaatgctTTACTGATCAGTTCATCCAGGCAATGTCTTACATGAGGAGGTAAATGCAGTTCTATCTCTATTGGCATCTCCTTTGTTATTAATGAATTAGCATCCAGTGCTCAGGTTTGGTGAAAGGTTGGCTGTGGGAGATGGTATGCAACCCTAGAAATCAGATCAATGGGCATTTCAGTCTTTGATACTTCCAAGCTGATGGAcaaggataaaaccaaaacagaGCAGCCTATGAGTTGAAGCAGGACACGTGGTGTGAAAGCAGCCACACAGACAGAGATATCCATCATGCAAAGGACTTGAAATAAGCCCGTGTTCCTTTGGCCATCCATGTAGTGGTGGGGACCCTAGATCAAGCAAGACCTGACTTTCTGTGGGGCAGGGAAGTCCCATGTTATGTTGCTAATTAGTTGCTCCTAGGCCCCACATTTTCTTCCAGATCTATACTTTCACAGTGCCATACATATCCACCCACTTCATCTCCAGTGCTCACCCCCCATCTCAGGCTCTTGACAATAGAGTGGTTATGTCTTCCAGTTCAGGGTATACCAACATATCTCCAATTCTGTTGAGTGCTCCTCAACAATTATGCCTTCCTCCTTAGAATGCCTAGTGTTTCCCTTCAAAGCATGCCTTACCCCATCTAAACTCTCCACACTAAAAAAACTCGATGGGGTTTAGGAAAACAGACTTTAGTCACCCCCAAAAGAAGACAAACTGAGGAGAGCTCTTTTTATTGTTTCCCAGGGTGTGAGTGAGTCCATTCAACCTTAACCTTGGGGCTCATTTTTCTAGATTTATTACTTGAGATAATGACTTGATTCCATTTAAACTCTCCAACTCCCCCCAAAAAGTCATTGTCTTATGATATGTGTATGCATAGagaattaaccaaaaccaaactcataacaaccctataagacagagtatagctgcgccatagggtttccaaggagcagctagtggattcaaactgccgatattttgattagctgctgagctcttaaccattgtgctcctAGGGCTCCCACAGAGAATGAGTTAATAGTAATTGTTTATGTAGTTCCAGAATTGATATCCTATACAAGAACTTGAAAGCAAACAAGAAAATTTACCATCATCCTCATGGATTGGTTTTTCCCTGTGTTATCATATAAAAGATTCAGTTGAAAATAGTTCCTGGTTAAAGCAGTATTAACACTAGCAAAATCTTTGCTTAAAATTGGTGAAATAAATATCttaaaaatagcaaaataaaaatgGACTAGGAAATGGTTACTTGATTAGATGTTTTTTTCCCACACATACCATGTTCTAAAGTGCAATGAGAGGACTCAAAGTATTAAGTTCCTTTGTGTAAAATTGGAAAATACGTTATATGATCTCCAATTGACCTTAAAATCCTAATTCCATCATCGGTACTTTAAAATGTATGCATTGCTCATATATCTACATGTTACTGTCTGAAATTTTTAGCTTTTGAAGATTAGTTCTGCACTGAATAGTAAGTTAATAGCACTGCACTGCCCCTTGTTTACCTCTAAGAACAATCCAAAATGCTCATGGATACTTTCTAGAAAAACAGTAGTTCACAGTTAGTTCCAGGTGGAGATTAATTGCTCCATAAAAAGTAAACAATATATAATGAGAGATTGGTTCATTTGTGTTCATAAAATAAGTGATCAGCTTTGTTACATGAATATAGATTATTGGTCATCTCAGCACCCAGAAGAATTCTACACACAGCACAGTGAAAtgtgtatttcatataaattgtcAACAGAAGGGTAAATTGaaacttgttagttgccatggagttgattccaactaatggcaaccccatgtgtgcagagtaggacagctccatagggttttcaagactgtgacattttggaagcagattgccaggcctgtctcccacgGCATctctgtgtggattcaaaccaccaaacttttggctagtagtcaagtgcttaacagtttgtgctacccaggggttTCAGATTTAagcttttgctgttgttaggtgcgttGGAGtaaatttagactcatagtgaccccatgtgacatagtagagcttcaccatagggttttctatgctgtaatctttatggaagagccatggtggcacaatggttaagcacctggctgctgaccgaaaggttggcaattgaactcacccagaggtgactcggaagataggcctggcaatctgcttttgtaaagattacagcctagaaaatcctatggggcagttctactccgtcacatggggtctctatgagtcgaaaactgacttgactgcacgtaacaacaacagtaatctttatgagagcagatcaccaggtctttttcctgtggagctgctgaatgggtttgaactgccaaccttgcagttagcagctgagtgtgtaatagttgtgccaccagggcaccttaaatTGAAGTTAAACTGTGCTAAATTTTcagtggcttcttggattatatacgtttcttttg
This is a stretch of genomic DNA from Elephas maximus indicus isolate mEleMax1 chromosome 1, mEleMax1 primary haplotype, whole genome shotgun sequence. It encodes these proteins:
- the PGK2 gene encoding phosphoglycerate kinase 2 yields the protein MSLSSKLTLDKLDVKGKRVVMRVDFNVPMKQNQITNNQRIKASIPSIKYCLDNGAKSVVLLSHLGRPDGVPMPDKYSLEPVAAELKSLLDKDVLFLKDCVGSEVEKACANPAAGSVILLENLRFHVEEEGKGQDASGKKIKAEPAKIEAFRASLSKLGDVYVNDAFGTAHRAHSSMVGVNLPQKASGFLMKKELEYFSKALENPERPFLAILGGSKVADKIQLIKNMLDKVNEMIIGGGMAYTFLKVLNNMEIGASLFDEEGAKIVTDIMSKAKNNGVKMTFPVDFVTADKFDENAKVGQATVASGIPAGWMGLDCGPESNKKYAEVVSQAKLIVWNGPVGVFEWSAFSQGTKALMDEIVKATSKGCITIIGGGDTATCCAKWNTEDKVSHVSTGGGASLELLEGKVLPGVDALSNL